The Brachyspira hyodysenteriae ATCC 27164 sequence AATTCTACATCTATATTTCTCTGCTCGGATTTTATTCTATTGCTTTCAAATACATCAAGAACAATATCTTTTATGTCTATTTCTTCATCAACAGTTTCTTTCCAATTAGCTTCTATTCTGCTCAATGTAAGCATATCAATAACTAAATCTTTCATTCTTAAAGCTTCATTATTTATTCTTTTTATAAAATCTGCCTGATTCTTTCCGCCTCCTGTAGCAATAAGAAGTTCAGAATATCCTATTATAGAAGTGAGAGGAGTTTTTAATTCATGGGAAGCATTTATAAAGAAGTCCTGCTTTTCTATCTCAACCTTTCTTATATCTGTAACATCTTCAAATTTTATTAATGCAGATATATTTTCATTATTTCTTATAGGTATGATGCTTATTTCTATATCCATAGTATGTTCTTTAACATCAAATTTTGAAAATCTGCTGAACTCTATGGCATTATCTATTTTTTCTATTACATCATCATCTTTTATTATTTCATTGAGTTTTCTTATATTGCTGTCAGAAATTTCAAGCAAATCTAAAGCATACTGATTAATAAAAAATATCTCCTTATTTTTATTAACAGCTATAATACCCTGTGCTATATTCTCAAGTACATAATTAAGCTTTTCTCTTTCAGTCTGATAACCTGTGATATTTTCATTCAAACTAACAGCAAGTTCATTTATATCATAAAGAATAGTATTTATATCATTGTATCCCGTTAAATTTTTAGGTGTTGGAGATTTATTATTATATATATTATCCAGGGTTTCTTTTATCATATAGAAAGGAATCATAATATTACGGCTCATCAAAGGAAGAACCAAAGCCATAATTATAATAACTATACCTATAACCATTACGGCTGTAAATAAGAAGCTTATCAAATATTTATTAACTGACTCTATAGGAATTGAAACTCTAAGTATATAATCTCTTTTATCATCAGCTTTAATTTTTTTGGATACATACATATAAGGAGTTTTCTGACTAATAGAGGTATTTATAGAAAAAGCCGGCTTATTTTCCATACTATGCAATGCCTCTATAACATCGCTTCTATTTGTATGATTCCCCATAGGATTTTTAGAGGTATCTGTCATCGTATCAGCTACTACAACCCCATTTGTAGATATTATGCTGATTCTTAATTCTTCTTTATCTGACTGCAGTACAAATTTTCTAAAAGCATCTTCAGTTTGCACATCATATAAATCAATCTCTTTTTCAAGCATTTCCATAATATTTACTATCATAACCTGACTGTACATAATATTATTATATTGCACAGTAAACAGTATACCTATAAACATTAAAGCACTTGATAATATCAAAATGAGTAATGATTTATAAAATATGTTCTTAATCATCTTTAATCAAAATTATTGTACATCTGTTAATTTATATCCCATACCTCTAACGGTTATAATGTTTTCTTTAGTTAAATCAAGCTTTTGTCTTATGGATTTTATATGCATATCAATAGTTCTTGTTTCCATAGTATGATCAACACCCCATACTTCTTCAAGCATAGTTTCTCTGTCAACTACATTATTAGCATTTTCCATTAAGAGTTTAAGCAAATCAAATTCCTTTTGAGTCAAAATAACCTGTCTTTCTCCTACAAATACATTTCTCTTTTTAACAACAAGTTTTATATCCCCAAAAGTAAGCTCTTCAGCATCTAATCTAACATCTTTCTTTCTTAAATTTGCTTTTATCCTGGCAAGAAGTTCCAATACAGAAAAAGGTTTAGGCATATAATCATCCGCACCTAAATTAAGCCCTGTAACAATATTTATCTCGCTAGTTTTAGCTGTAAGCATTATTACCTTAATAGGAAGATGGGCATAATCTGTTCTAATAATTTTTAATATTTCTGTACCTTCTATATCAGGAAGCATTATATCGAGCAATACTAAATTAGGAGTTTGTTTTTTTAACGCTTCAAGCATATCATTACCATTTGAGAAACATTCTATAGTATATCCGGCCTCTTCAACGGTATATTTAATAAGATCTCTGATATTATCATCATCTTCTACTGAGTAAATAAGTTCTTTATTCATAAAATACTACCAAAATTAAAATTATTTTATTGTCAAATTAAATACTTTTTATATCATAAATATAATAAAAAAATACATTTTGTCAAAATATTTTATTCAGACTAAAATAACTAATTTATTATTAAATATAATAACTTCTATATTTTACATTATGTAAAAAAATAAACATTTAAATATTGACTTATAATATTTTTATATTAAAATCATTTATATATGAAACAAGAAATAACACCTATATTAGAAAATTATTTAGAAACTATCTACAATCTAGAAGTAGAGAAAAATTTTAAAGAAGCTATTAGAATAACAGATATAGCAGATTTAGTAGGACGTTCTAAAGCCAGCGTTAATACGGCAATAAAAACATTGTCAAAATTAGGGCATATCAAACATGAACATTACGGCGATATAGAACTTACTGACAGCGGAAGAGCTATAGGAAAAGATATTGCTGAAAGACATGCTATATTCTATTATTTCCTCACAAAAGTATTAAATGTGGATGAAAAAATAGCTGATGAAGAAGCTTGTTTAATAGAACATGCTATGAGCAAAGATACCGTACATAAATTTAAAGAGTTTCTTTGCGGATACTGCAAAAAAGAAAATATATTTAATAAAGAAAATTAAAATATTAAAAATTACAAACTAGTGCAGTATACAATTAATAAACTATATTATAAAATAATACAGGATAAATTTATAATATGAAATAAAAATAATAAAGACTAAATAGATATGTTTATCTATTTAGTCTTTATTTATTAACATCTCATTTATTATAAAATCTCGTCTCTTATCATATCCTCGAAAGTCTGTCTTTTTCTTATAATATAATGTTTTTTATCATCAATCATAACCTGAGGTATAAATAGTCTTGAATTATAATTGCTTGACATACTAAATCCATAAGCACCAGCATCAAGTAAAGCCACATAATCGCCCTGCTCTAATACACTGCTTTCCCTGTCATATGCAAAAAAATCTGAGCTTTCACATATAGGTCCTACAAAATCATAATTTGAAACATTATCTTTTTTAACTAAAGGATATATTTCATTATAAGCATCATACATAGCAACTCTGACATAATCATTCATACCGCCGTTTAGTATAACATATTTTCTTCCAAGTTCTTCTTTAATATACTCTACCCTCATTATCAAAGCACCGGATTCTGCCACAAAATATCTTCCTGGTTCTGTAGTAACTCTCAAATTCATTTCTTTTAATAAGTTAATGCTTTCAGCTTTAAATTTATTAAAGTCAAATCCTGAATGGTTTCTATTATATCTTACTCCGTAACCTCCGCCTATATCAATATCTGTAATATTAAATCCCATACTATTAATTTCACCAATCAAATCTCTCATAACTAAAATAGCTTTATAAAAAGGTTCTGCATCTGTCATTTGAGAGCCTATATGCATTGATAAAGATTCTATTTCTATATTACTTAATGATTTAAGCAATTCAGAATTCTCTCTGATAGTTTTTATGCTTATACCGAATTTGTTTCCATTAACTCCTGTAGTAATCTTTTCATGAGTATGGGCATCAACATTCGGATTAACTCTTATTGAACATTTAACTTTCTTTTTGAGTTCTTTAGCTATATTATTAATTCTTATAGCCTCAGGAATAGATTCTATATTAAAACGTTTTATATTAAGTTCTATTGATTTTCTTATTTCTTCCTCTGTTTTTGCAACTCCAGAAAATACTACATTCTCAGCCTTTCCGCCTGCCTTTATATATTTTAAAGTCTCTCCTATAGATACAACATCAGCACCTATACCCTCTTCAGCCATCATCTTTAATATAGATAAATTATTTTCTGCTTTAATTGCATAAACTATTAATACATCATTCAAAGGTGAAAATACTTCTTTCAAAAATCTTATCTTATTAAGTATATCATTCTTTGAATAAATATAAAAAGGCGTGCCGTAAATTTCAGCAATCTCTCTAATATCAACGTTTTCACACATCAATATATTATTTTCATAAGCAATCATTATTCATTTTCTCCTAATTGTTTATTTATTTTTTAATTTAAAATTTCTGTTATATTCACAGATATAATTCCCTCATCTGCTAAAAGAGGTAAATTATCTTCTAAAATTTTTAATGTTTCTTCGCTTTGGTAATGCCCTATACCAACTGCTATGCCATACTCTTTAGATAATTTTATTAACTCCCTCCACTGCTTCATTATAGAAGAGTAATCCCTTTCATTATCTAAGAACACAGATCTCCTAGCAGTTTTTACTCCATATTCAATAGCCATATCATATATTAAACTATCAGACACAGTATAAGAATCTACAAAATATTTATCGTTATTTTTAGCATAATCAAGCATATATGAAACCACACTTTCATCAGAGCTTGCAACAGAGCCGGTATGATTATTCATTCCATTTGCATAAGGTACCTTTGAAAATGAATAATCCAATAATCTGAATACTTCATCTTCATTCATTCCTTTTCTTATTAAAGTCTGCTCTCCGAAATAATCACTGCCTTCCATGGGTATATGCAAAATAATATTAACATTATTGCTATATGCGGCATAAGAAAAATCTGTGCTATGATAGGAATCAGGAAGAACTGCAAAAGTTATATTGTATTCATTAGCTAAATAAAAATATCTGTCAGAATTATCTAAAGTATTTCCGCTGTCATCTATTATAATACTTATACAATTACTATGTTCATTTATTTTATTTAAAATAGGCTTTGCGGTATCCGGTGAGTTTACATCAGCCAAATGAAATATATCACTTGAGGGCTTCTCTGTTATATTTTTTTGAAGAATTGTATTATTATTTGAAATGTTAGAAATATAATCTGCATATTCAAAACTAATATTATAATTTTCTTTAACCTTTATAAAAGTAAAGGCAAATATACAAAGTATAATAATTGAAAGTACAAATATAAATATATTTTTCATAAAATTATTAATGTAAAAAATAATTCATTAATGATATCTTAAATAGTAATAAAAGTCAATTATTTATGCACCATATATTCTGCACTCACAACAGCATGTTCTTTGCATTTGGGACATTTTGGAGATAATTTTTTTAAAATTTTCTGTATAAAAGATTCTTTTTTAGAATCAATTTTTACTATTATATTTCCATTTTCATCTTTTTCTGCTTCTTTAGAATCTAAAGAAATAAAAGAAAGTTCTGAAGGAACATTTAATTTCTTATCAGTAGTAAAAAAATATCCGCAATTTCTGCATCTGTAATGAAAAGGAGGTTTATCTTCAAACATACTATAATCCTTTTTATATTAACAAAATTATATATCTAATACCAATAATTTATCCTGCTCTGTATCAAAATGATCTGCCATATAAATAGCATAACTATCTTTTTTTATAACACTTCCTTGTTTTACTCTATTATGCCCCACAACTTGATTATATCCTATCCATGCATCTTCCGATAAATCCATGGCATCAGCCCATAATATACCGGCAAACTTACTTCTTCCTCCCCTCCTAAATGAAGCTATATTGCAGTCATCTTTATCATTATTATAAACTATATTTACAATATCATAAATATTATCAATATTAATATCTTTTAAATCGTATTTCTGCTTTATATATTCAATCCAACCATTTGTAATTCCGGCATGAGTAAATATATAATTATTTTCCATATGTATTGTTTTAAAAATATCAGAATTATCATTAAATATTTCATGCATTTCTTTAGCATAAGTTTTTCTGTATCTGCTTGCTGTAGGATACCCCACTATATACTGAAAATCATGATTGCCTATAAGAAGAATAACTTTATCATCATGATTCTTTTTAAACTCTATTACATCTTTTAAATTATTAATTATCTGCTCATCAGTAAAAGTAACCCAGCTGTCATCACTATAATCTCCCATAAAAATCACTCTATCAAACTTATCAAACCTTCCTTCAATAAGTTTTTTCCAGCAGCTTTTTCCATGTAAATCACCTATAACAGCAGTTTTCATTAAAGTCTCCTTACCATTATATTTATATGCTGATAATCAATAACAGAATCTTCAGAATCCTTTTCAAGAACTTTATTAATATAAATAGTTTCAAATTTATTCTGTAAATATTCTTTAAACTCTCTTATTGTTTCCCAATATTCTTCATTATTATGAGAAGTATTAATTTTATTTTTATGTTCAAAGTTATCTTTTATTTTATATGCTATATTATCAATAATCTTCTCTTCTATCTCATAAATTTTACCTATATTCTGAACTATATTTATTGTTCTATAAAGATCCAAACTAAAATTAGATGTATTTGAAATCATATATATATTTATAGAATAATCCGAAGATTTTCTCTTGTCTTCTAATATAAAATCCAAAGTTTTAATGGATTCGTCTATAAAATTCCTATTAGTTTCTATATCATACTGAACATTTAAAGGCTCTATACCTATAATTTTCTTTATAAATAGTGAATCAAATTGATTATAAAAATATTTTTTCACATTATTAAAGAATAAATGTATATAAAAATATTTCATTTCTCTGTCTTTTACAATATCTATCAACTTGTATAAGAAATTGCTTAAATCATTTTCATTTATATTTACTTCATAATGAGAGGATAACTTTCTTATAACATCTGATATATTATTATTAATAACATCAACAATTTCTGTTTTATCATCATTTTTTACATATATAATATTATTATCCAAATTTAAAGAAGGTAAATGAAGAGAATCTCTTTTTTCTTTCAATATTTTTATTTTATTTTCTATATCTTCTTTTATAATATCTTTTTTATCATTAGGGGTTAAAAATAATATTTCTTCTTCTATATATTTATTACCTTCTGA is a genomic window containing:
- a CDS encoding sensor histidine kinase, which produces MIKNIFYKSLLILILSSALMFIGILFTVQYNNIMYSQVMIVNIMEMLEKEIDLYDVQTEDAFRKFVLQSDKEELRISIISTNGVVVADTMTDTSKNPMGNHTNRSDVIEALHSMENKPAFSINTSISQKTPYMYVSKKIKADDKRDYILRVSIPIESVNKYLISFLFTAVMVIGIVIIIMALVLPLMSRNIMIPFYMIKETLDNIYNNKSPTPKNLTGYNDINTILYDINELAVSLNENITGYQTEREKLNYVLENIAQGIIAVNKNKEIFFINQYALDLLEISDSNIRKLNEIIKDDDVIEKIDNAIEFSRFSKFDVKEHTMDIEISIIPIRNNENISALIKFEDVTDIRKVEIEKQDFFINASHELKTPLTSIIGYSELLIATGGGKNQADFIKRINNEALRMKDLVIDMLTLSRIEANWKETVDEEIDIKDIVLDVFESNRIKSEQRNIDVELDIESAVIMANKEKITEVVNNLVDNAIKYTDDDGKVKIYLKNNSDKAIFSVKDTGCGIAPQYLNRVFERFFRVKNNKYLKVHGTGLGLTIVKNICNYYNADIHIKSEENVGTEMTVVFNLYKEEESKNIEKIEKNN
- the lysA gene encoding diaminopimelate decarboxylase → MIAYENNILMCENVDIREIAEIYGTPFYIYSKNDILNKIRFLKEVFSPLNDVLIVYAIKAENNLSILKMMAEEGIGADVVSIGETLKYIKAGGKAENVVFSGVAKTEEEIRKSIELNIKRFNIESIPEAIRINNIAKELKKKVKCSIRVNPNVDAHTHEKITTGVNGNKFGISIKTIRENSELLKSLSNIEIESLSMHIGSQMTDAEPFYKAILVMRDLIGEINSMGFNITDIDIGGGYGVRYNRNHSGFDFNKFKAESINLLKEMNLRVTTEPGRYFVAESGALIMRVEYIKEELGRKYVILNGGMNDYVRVAMYDAYNEIYPLVKKDNVSNYDFVGPICESSDFFAYDRESSVLEQGDYVALLDAGAYGFSMSSNYNSRLFIPQVMIDDKKHYIIRKRQTFEDMIRDEIL
- a CDS encoding response regulator transcription factor, producing MNKELIYSVEDDDNIRDLIKYTVEEAGYTIECFSNGNDMLEALKKQTPNLVLLDIMLPDIEGTEILKIIRTDYAHLPIKVIMLTAKTSEINIVTGLNLGADDYMPKPFSVLELLARIKANLRKKDVRLDAEELTFGDIKLVVKKRNVFVGERQVILTQKEFDLLKLLMENANNVVDRETMLEEVWGVDHTMETRTIDMHIKSIRQKLDLTKENIITVRGMGYKLTDVQ
- a CDS encoding metallophosphoesterase, whose protein sequence is MKTAVIGDLHGKSCWKKLIEGRFDKFDRVIFMGDYSDDSWVTFTDEQIINNLKDVIEFKKNHDDKVILLIGNHDFQYIVGYPTASRYRKTYAKEMHEIFNDNSDIFKTIHMENNYIFTHAGITNGWIEYIKQKYDLKDINIDNIYDIVNIVYNNDKDDCNIASFRRGGRSKFAGILWADAMDLSEDAWIGYNQVVGHNRVKQGSVIKKDSYAIYMADHFDTEQDKLLVLDI
- a CDS encoding metal-dependent transcriptional regulator — protein: MKQEITPILENYLETIYNLEVEKNFKEAIRITDIADLVGRSKASVNTAIKTLSKLGHIKHEHYGDIELTDSGRAIGKDIAERHAIFYYFLTKVLNVDEKIADEEACLIEHAMSKDTVHKFKEFLCGYCKKENIFNKEN
- a CDS encoding divergent polysaccharide deacetylase family protein, which encodes MKNIFIFVLSIIILCIFAFTFIKVKENYNISFEYADYISNISNNNTILQKNITEKPSSDIFHLADVNSPDTAKPILNKINEHSNCISIIIDDSGNTLDNSDRYFYLANEYNITFAVLPDSYHSTDFSYAAYSNNVNIILHIPMEGSDYFGEQTLIRKGMNEDEVFRLLDYSFSKVPYANGMNNHTGSVASSDESVVSYMLDYAKNNDKYFVDSYTVSDSLIYDMAIEYGVKTARRSVFLDNERDYSSIMKQWRELIKLSKEYGIAVGIGHYQSEETLKILEDNLPLLADEGIISVNITEILN
- a CDS encoding HPr family phosphocarrier protein, producing MENNDFISKEFECRNSIVSDNKTVNSIVDFFRTIEDKIEIENKNGKRVNAKSFIKMMGLDIKYGYKFTLYVYGADRENNLKRIEEVLEKKEFYTLEKIEELEKEQESEGNKYIEEEILFLTPNDKKDIIKEDIENKIKILKEKRDSLHLPSLNLDNNIIYVKNDDKTEIVDVINNNISDVIRKLSSHYEVNINENDLSNFLYKLIDIVKDREMKYFYIHLFFNNVKKYFYNQFDSLFIKKIIGIEPLNVQYDIETNRNFIDESIKTLDFILEDKRKSSDYSINIYMISNTSNFSLDLYRTINIVQNIGKIYEIEEKIIDNIAYKIKDNFEHKNKINTSHNNEEYWETIREFKEYLQNKFETIYINKVLEKDSEDSVIDYQHINIMVRRL